The stretch of DNA GCGTGAGCCCAAAGTCTTCCTCTTCGACGAACCGCTTTCTAACCTCGATGCGTCTCTGCGGGTACAGATGCGCATCGAGATCTCGCGCCTGCATCAGCGTCTTCAGGCAACGATGATCTACGTGACGCACGATCAGGTCGAAGCCATGACACTGGCTGACAAGATCGTTGTGCTCAATGCCGGGCGTATTGCGCAGGCCGGGCCGCCGCTGGAGCTGTATCACTACCCGAACAATCAGTTCGTAGCCGGCTTTATTGGCTCACCACAGATGAATTTTCTGCCGGTTCGCGCGCTGCGTGCCGATGAGGATTCCGTTGAGGTCGAGATGCCGGGCGGGAGTGCCATGCGGGTCGCGGTGGATGGCAGTCAGATCAAAGCGGGTGAGGCGCTGACGCTCGGTGTTCGCCCTGAACATTTCGTCGATCCTGAACAGGCGGATTTCGTTTTCAATGGCGAGATAGCGGTGGCCGAACGGCTGGGCGATCACAATCTGCTGCACCTGAATCTTGAGGGCGTCGAAGCGATGGTAGCGGTCGCGAGTGATGGTAACCGCCGTGTTGCCGTGGGCCAAGCCTTTGCGACCGGGCTGCTGGCCAACAAGTGTCATCTGTTTCGCGCTGATGGCGACGCCTGCTCACGGCTCTATCGTGAACCCGCTTTGCATGGCTGACAGCACGGCAGCCGGTGTTCGGCCGGCTGCCGTCAGCCTCAGTGGCTGAGTTTCAAACCGAGCAAGCCGACGCAGATCAGCATTACGCTTCCCAGGCGAAACAGGCTCATCGATTCGCCGAACAGGATGATCCCCGCAATCACGGTGCCGACCGCACCGACGCCGGTCCAGATGGCGTAGGCGGTGCCCAACGGCAATTCCTTCATAGCGAGCCCCAGCAAGCCCAGACTGGCCGCCATTGCTGCGACGGTAAGCAGGGTGGGAAGAGGGCGGGTGAAGCCTTCGGTGAATTTCAGGCCAACCGCCCAGCCGATCTCGAACAGACCGGCAAGAAACAGAATGATCCAGGACATACGCACCCCGACAGGACGGTGATTGGGCGGGGCCGTCCCCAATGAGTCTGTGCAGCCTGAGGTCGTCCTCAGCAGGCGTCATTGTCCACAACGCGTACGTCCGGGCAAGTCGCCCGGACCTGTGGTGACTCCGTGGCTATTGTTGGGGTTGGTCGTCTTTCATTCGGCGATAGATGGTTGCCAGTAGCGCGCCGGAGAGATTGTGCCAGACACTAAACAATGCGCTCGGCACCGCTGCTAACGGCGAAAAATGAGCGCTGGCCAGGGCTGCACCGAGGCCCGAGTTCTGCATGCCGACCTCGATCGACAAGGTCTTGCGTTGTGCCAGCGGCAGGCCGAAGGCCCGTCCGACCAGATATCCAATGCCGAGGCCAAGGCTGTTGTGCAGGATCACCACCGCCATGATCAGCAGACCGGATTCAGCGATCTTGGCCTGACTGGCCGCCACCACCGCCGCGACGATGATCACGATGCTCACCACTGACACTAGCGGCAGCACCTCGACGACGTGATGCACGCGGTTACCCAGCAGCCGACGAACGATCAGTCCAAGGGCAATCGGTAGCAGCACGATCTGCACAATCGACATGAACAATGCGGCGAAATTGACTGGAAGCCACGCCGAGGCGAGCAACCAGATCAGGGCGGGTGTGACCAGCGGGGCGAGCAGGGTAGTGACCGCGGTGATCGCTACCGACAGTGCTACATCACCGCGTGAGAACCATGCGATAACGTTGGAAGCGGTGCCGCCCGGGCAACAGCCGACCAGGATGACTCCAACGGCGATTTCAGGCGGTAGGCCCAGCACCTGACACAGCAACCACGCCAGCGCCGGCATGATCAGAAATTGCGAGCCGACGCCCAGCGCTACCCAAAGCGGACGGCGAGCCACCTCTGCGAAGTCTGCCGCTTTCAGCGTCAAGCCCATGCCGAACATGATCAGCCCGAGTAGCGGGACGATCCAGGCGGTGGCGGGTAGGAACCAGCTCGGTTGAAAGAAGGCGAGAACGGCAAATATCAGGACCCAGAGGGCGAAGGTGTTGCCAACAAAGCGGCTGAGGGCGGCGAGGGCGCGCATCGGGTTTACCTTGTGGTGATGGGAGGAGCGCCATCAGCCTAGGCCAATGGCGCACAAGGCAGTTTAGATGCCCTGCGGGATATCCTCACCACCGAGTGCTACGAACAGCGCAGGGAGAAATTCCTTGAAAGTCAACATCATCAGCAGGAAGCTGGCGTCCTGCTGGCCGAGGTCGTCATCGCCGCCATCTTGCTCGGCCTGATCCTGTAGCAGTTCCTCGAAGCGCAGCCGCTTGATCACCATTTTGTCGTCGAGTACGAAGGACAACTTGTCCTGCCAGCCCAGCGACAGCTGCGTGACTTGCTTGCCTACTTCAAGGTGCTGCTGGATTTCGTCGCTGGTCAGGTCCTGACGTTTGCAGCGCACGACACCGCCATCTTCATGGGTGTCGCGCAGTTCGCATTCGTCGAGTACAAAGAAGTCATCAGCGGCTTTCTGCGTCTTGACCCAGTCGGTCATGGTTGCCGAGGGTGCGACCTTAACGGTCAGCGGACGCACCGGCAGCGAACCGATGGCTTCGCGAAGCGTAGAGAGCAGGTCTTCGGCACGCTTCGGGCTGGACGCGTCAACCAGGATCACCCCCTGCTCCGGCGCAATGGCGGCGAAGGTGCCGGACTTGCGAATAAAGGCGCGCGGCAGGAAGGCTTGGATAATGTCGTCCTTTAGCTGCTCGCGCTCTTTTTTGTAAACCTTGCGCATTTGCTCGTTTTCGATCTCGTCGACCTTTTCCTTGAGCGCGTCCTTGACGACGCTGCCGGGTAGGATGCGTTCTTCCTTGCGGGTCGAGATCAGCAGGAAGCCTTGGCTGGCGTGTACCAGCGGGGCGTCTTCACCTTTGCCGAAGGGGGCGACGAAACCGTAGGTGCTCAATTCCTGACTGGCGCAGGGGCGAGCGGGCTTGGCGGCCAATGCAGCTTCAAGTGTCTCGACATCGAAGGGGACGTTCTGGGTGAGACGGTAGACGAGCAGGTTGCGAAACCACATGGCGATTTGAAACTCCGGTGAAAGCAAAGCGCGCATTATTCCCCTCTAGCGAACGCAGGCCAACCCTGCCGAGCGGCAATGCTGATGGAAACCGCAAAATCGCCCATAAACAGAGGGTTTCCTAAGTCTTTGTAAGTTCTTAAATTTTTTTTTCAAAAGGGGGTTGCCAAGGTCAGGAACCCTCTCTAGAATGCGCCCCACTTCGAGAGCAAACGGGTGATTAGCTCAGCTGGGAGAGCATCTGCCTTACAAGCAGAGGGTCGGCGGTTCGATCCCGTCATCACCCACCACTCGAGGTTTAGCGCAGCGGTAGTTCAGTCGGTTAGAATACCGGCCTGTCACGCCGGGGGTCGCGGGTTCGAGTCCCGTCCGCTGCGCCATATTTGCAATCAAGGCCCGCTGAACACCTTGATAGCTCAAAAGAAAGCGACCTGATGGTCGCTTTTTTTTTGCCTGCGATTTGTGTGTTGGGCCCGTTTGTAATCTTTATGGGTTTCGTGCGGCACTTCCTGACTTTGCATTGTCTTTACCTATTACGTCGGTACGCTCGGTAGCCACTGCCGGTTAGCGACTGTTAAGCTCCGGCAATCGTTTAGCTTCACCCCTTCAAGCGTATTTAAGGAAACAGAATGAGACATCAACGTTTGGCGTCTGCGATAGCCCTGGTTGGCTTGGTCCTGGCGGGCTGTGATTCGGAAACCAGCGCCAAGCTGGAAACGCCCGCGCAGAAAGCCTCGTACGGTATCGGCCTCAATATGGGCAAGAGCTTGGCCCAGGAAGGTATGGCTGATCTGGATTCGAATGCGGTAGCGCAGGGCATCGATGATGCGCTCGGCAAGAAGGATCAGAAGCTGACCGACGAAGAGCTGATGGAAGCCTTCGCCTATCTGCAGACGCGTGCTGAAGAGCGCATGGTCGAGATGAACAAGGAAGCGGTCGAGGCGGGTAAGAAATTCCTTGAGGAAAACGCTAAGCGCGAAGGCGTCAAGACCACTGAGTCCGGTCTGCAGTATGAAGTGATCAAGGAAGCCGAAGGTCCACAGCCAGGTCCGGACGATGTCGTCACCGTTCACTATGAAGGCACTCTGACCGACGGCACCGTTTTCGATAGCTCGATCAAGCGTGGTACTCCGATCGATCTGCCTGTCGGCGGTGTG from Pseudomonas sp. DNDY-54 encodes:
- the rdgC gene encoding recombination-associated protein RdgC, coding for MWFRNLLVYRLTQNVPFDVETLEAALAAKPARPCASQELSTYGFVAPFGKGEDAPLVHASQGFLLISTRKEERILPGSVVKDALKEKVDEIENEQMRKVYKKEREQLKDDIIQAFLPRAFIRKSGTFAAIAPEQGVILVDASSPKRAEDLLSTLREAIGSLPVRPLTVKVAPSATMTDWVKTQKAADDFFVLDECELRDTHEDGGVVRCKRQDLTSDEIQQHLEVGKQVTQLSLGWQDKLSFVLDDKMVIKRLRFEELLQDQAEQDGGDDDLGQQDASFLLMMLTFKEFLPALFVALGGEDIPQGI
- a CDS encoding FKBP-type peptidyl-prolyl cis-trans isomerase codes for the protein MRHQRLASAIALVGLVLAGCDSETSAKLETPAQKASYGIGLNMGKSLAQEGMADLDSNAVAQGIDDALGKKDQKLTDEELMEAFAYLQTRAEERMVEMNKEAVEAGKKFLEENAKREGVKTTESGLQYEVIKEAEGPQPGPDDVVTVHYEGTLTDGTVFDSSIKRGTPIDLPVGGVIPGWVEGLQLMHVGEKYKLYIPSELAYGEQSPSPLIPANSVLVFDLELLGIKGDENEAAPAAEPEAEAGESAESTEAQ
- the malK gene encoding maltose/maltodextrin ABC transporter ATP-binding protein MalK — translated: MASVTLRNICKSYDDVPITRGIDLDIADGEFVVFVGPSGCGKSTLLRLIAGLEDITDGELQIDGERVNELPPMDRSVGMVFQSYALYPHMNVAENMAFGLKLAKVDKADIHRRVESVAKILQLDQLLERKPKDLSGGQRQRVAIGRTMVREPKVFLFDEPLSNLDASLRVQMRIEISRLHQRLQATMIYVTHDQVEAMTLADKIVVLNAGRIAQAGPPLELYHYPNNQFVAGFIGSPQMNFLPVRALRADEDSVEVEMPGGSAMRVAVDGSQIKAGEALTLGVRPEHFVDPEQADFVFNGEIAVAERLGDHNLLHLNLEGVEAMVAVASDGNRRVAVGQAFATGLLANKCHLFRADGDACSRLYREPALHG
- a CDS encoding bile acid:sodium symporter family protein, with the translated sequence MRALAALSRFVGNTFALWVLIFAVLAFFQPSWFLPATAWIVPLLGLIMFGMGLTLKAADFAEVARRPLWVALGVGSQFLIMPALAWLLCQVLGLPPEIAVGVILVGCCPGGTASNVIAWFSRGDVALSVAITAVTTLLAPLVTPALIWLLASAWLPVNFAALFMSIVQIVLLPIALGLIVRRLLGNRVHHVVEVLPLVSVVSIVIIVAAVVAASQAKIAESGLLIMAVVILHNSLGLGIGYLVGRAFGLPLAQRKTLSIEVGMQNSGLGAALASAHFSPLAAVPSALFSVWHNLSGALLATIYRRMKDDQPQQ
- the sugE gene encoding quaternary ammonium compound efflux SMR transporter SugE; translated protein: MSWIILFLAGLFEIGWAVGLKFTEGFTRPLPTLLTVAAMAASLGLLGLAMKELPLGTAYAIWTGVGAVGTVIAGIILFGESMSLFRLGSVMLICVGLLGLKLSH